One window of Anaerolineales bacterium genomic DNA carries:
- a CDS encoding YitT family protein, with protein MKKYFPTILDYSLIIFSSLIQAVSLQLFFIPADLASGGVSGISQIINSFTGWPIGLMVLIGNIPLFVLGWRLLGGFKFAMRTGVAILTYSLFIDLLVNIPIFESYSKVLISELKDDIFLNTLYGAIVSGIGYGLVYRARGSSGGSDILARVLNHWRGIPMTQSYLMVDTLVILSAGFVFGWKPALYAMIALYISGLVAETVLEGGSTVRTAMIVTGKPEEVSTCVIDELQRGVTWLEGRGAYTGNSRPVLYCVVNRAEIATLKAIVHEKDPDAFMVVGVAHEALGEGFKPLRGR; from the coding sequence ATGAAAAAATACTTTCCGACGATCCTGGATTATTCCCTGATCATCTTTTCCAGTTTGATCCAGGCGGTCAGCCTGCAGTTGTTCTTCATTCCCGCGGACCTCGCCTCGGGCGGCGTGAGCGGAATTTCACAGATCATCAACAGCTTTACCGGCTGGCCCATCGGGTTGATGGTATTGATCGGCAATATCCCTCTGTTCGTTCTCGGCTGGCGGCTCCTGGGCGGATTCAAGTTCGCCATGCGCACCGGCGTCGCCATCCTGACCTATTCGCTTTTTATTGACTTGCTGGTGAATATTCCGATCTTCGAATCGTATTCGAAAGTCCTCATATCTGAACTTAAGGATGATATCTTTCTGAACACCCTTTACGGAGCCATCGTGAGCGGAATCGGGTACGGGCTTGTCTATCGGGCAAGAGGTTCGAGCGGCGGCTCGGACATTCTGGCGCGGGTTCTCAACCATTGGCGCGGAATTCCCATGACGCAAAGTTATCTTATGGTGGATACGCTTGTGATTCTTTCCGCTGGTTTCGTCTTCGGTTGGAAGCCCGCCTTGTACGCCATGATCGCCCTATACATCAGCGGCCTGGTGGCGGAGACGGTGCTCGAAGGAGGCAGCACCGTCCGCACGGCGATGATCGTGACGGGCAAGCCGGAAGAAGTCTCGACGTGCGTGATCGACGAACTCCAGCGCGGAGTGACCTGGCTTGAAGGCAGGGGCGCCTATACGGGTAACAGCCGCCCTGTTTTGTATTGCGTCGTCAACCGGGCGGAGATCGCCACATTGAAAGCCATCGTCCATGAAAAGGATCCCGACGCTTTCATGGTCGTCGGCGTGGCGCATGAGGCGCTGGGTGAGGGATTCAAACCGCTGAGAGGCAGATGA
- the panB gene encoding 3-methyl-2-oxobutanoate hydroxymethyltransferase has translation MTLPGLYQKVADKLPITWLTCYDYPTAYMQDQAGVDMILVGDSLGMTMLGYDSTLPVTMDDMIRHTAAVRRGAPNAWLVGDMPYMSYQPGVETAIRNAGRFMAETGCDSIKLEGGAAMADRVRGIVDSGIPTIGHLGLTPQSVSALGGFKLQGKSASLAKKIVDDAKALEEAGAFCILLELVPDRVCELITERAKNCIIMSLGSGPHAHGQLLIYHDAFALYPKFKPRMAKVFADAGAVIREGLNAYVREVTEKTFPAKENWFGMPDEEYDDLLKILEEGSYVHR, from the coding sequence ATGACCCTGCCGGGTCTGTATCAAAAAGTGGCGGATAAACTGCCCATCACCTGGCTCACCTGTTACGACTATCCAACCGCATACATGCAAGACCAGGCTGGCGTGGACATGATCCTCGTCGGCGACAGCCTCGGCATGACCATGCTGGGCTATGACTCGACCCTGCCCGTCACGATGGACGACATGATTCGTCACACGGCGGCGGTAAGGCGCGGCGCGCCCAATGCCTGGCTGGTGGGCGACATGCCGTATATGAGCTACCAGCCGGGCGTCGAAACCGCCATCCGCAACGCGGGAAGATTCATGGCTGAGACGGGCTGCGACTCGATCAAACTCGAGGGCGGCGCCGCAATGGCGGATCGCGTCAGAGGGATCGTGGACTCTGGAATCCCCACCATCGGCCACCTCGGACTTACGCCTCAATCTGTCTCCGCCCTGGGCGGGTTCAAGTTGCAGGGAAAGTCCGCTTCGCTGGCAAAGAAGATCGTGGACGATGCAAAGGCATTGGAGGAGGCTGGGGCATTCTGCATCCTGCTCGAACTCGTCCCGGACCGGGTGTGCGAACTCATTACGGAACGCGCGAAGAATTGCATCATCATGTCTCTCGGCTCGGGACCGCACGCGCACGGACAATTGCTCATCTACCACGATGCGTTTGCCTTGTATCCCAAGTTCAAGCCCCGCATGGCAAAGGTCTTCGCCGACGCGGGCGCAGTCATCCGCGAGGGACTTAACGCCTACGTCAGGGAAGTGACCGAGAAGACTTTCCCTGCCAAGGAGAATTGGTTTGGGATGCCGGATGAAGAGTACGATGACTTGTTGAAGATATTGGAGGAGGGATCCTATGTACACAGATAA
- the era gene encoding GTPase Era, with protein MKHRSGFIAVIGRPNVGKSTLLNALLGQKIAAVSPRPQTTRKKQLGILTLENAQLIFVDTPGIHSAKHRLGEFLNQEAKEALEGVDVILWIVDVSTPPTEEDILISSLLGEVSPRSRRMLVLNKMDLVDPENFSSRQDEYSKLMVKASVMQISAAKRIGLDELTEALIQAVPEREAEYPEDQITDLYEKEIAGDLIREACLYKLRDEVPHGMAVRIDEFKERENGMAYIAATIFVERESQKGIVIGDGGKMLKAIGSAARKEIEEMGGRKVFLELRVKVSKDWRNDPNMLKQLGYGKRK; from the coding sequence ATGAAGCATCGTTCCGGTTTTATCGCCGTCATTGGTCGCCCCAACGTAGGTAAATCCACACTGCTCAATGCCCTGCTTGGGCAGAAGATCGCTGCCGTATCGCCGCGTCCGCAGACCACGCGCAAAAAACAACTTGGCATACTAACGCTTGAGAACGCACAGCTTATTTTTGTCGACACCCCTGGCATTCACTCCGCAAAGCACAGACTTGGGGAGTTTCTAAATCAAGAAGCAAAAGAAGCCCTTGAAGGCGTGGATGTGATTCTCTGGATCGTGGATGTTTCGACTCCCCCGACCGAAGAGGACATCCTCATCTCTTCCCTCCTCGGGGAAGTTTCGCCTCGGTCCCGCCGAATGCTGGTCCTGAACAAAATGGACCTTGTCGACCCTGAAAATTTTTCCTCGCGCCAGGATGAGTATTCGAAATTGATGGTGAAAGCTTCCGTGATGCAGATTTCTGCGGCGAAACGGATCGGTCTTGACGAACTGACCGAAGCGCTGATCCAAGCCGTCCCTGAGAGAGAGGCGGAATATCCCGAAGACCAGATCACGGATTTGTATGAAAAAGAAATCGCGGGGGATTTGATCCGCGAAGCCTGCCTTTACAAACTGCGCGACGAAGTCCCCCACGGCATGGCAGTGCGCATCGACGAGTTCAAGGAACGCGAGAACGGCATGGCGTACATCGCCGCGACGATCTTTGTGGAACGCGAATCTCAAAAGGGAATCGTCATCGGCGATGGCGGCAAAATGTTGAAAGCGATTGGAAGCGCCGCAAGAAAAGAAATTGAAGAGATGGGCGGCAGAAAAGTTTTTCTGGAATTGCGCGTGAAGGTTTCGAAAGACTGGCGCAACGACCCAAATATGCTCAAGCAATTGGGGTATGGGAAGCGGAAGTAA
- a CDS encoding DMT family transporter, with protein MKAKHWIVFVTLGLIWSSSFLWIKIGVQEIGPMALVAFRMLFGALTAGVIAFYQRIPFTRDPKDWLIFSILGPASLAIPIFLISWGEQTIDSAVASILNATVPLFTLVIAHFWLHDDKITPQKTIGLLVGFSGVLVLMSEDLLASEHGSVIGQLAVILASLFYAGSAVGIRKYSQHMNNTMRGVGFLVTATVFMWVIGPIAENPFEFPSLPITWVAALWLGVLGSGFAMIMLYYLIHEVGPTRASLVTYLFPVGGVILGVIFLNEHLSWQLLVGTILILVSLVVVNYKKKTT; from the coding sequence TTGAAAGCAAAACATTGGATCGTATTCGTAACCCTCGGGTTGATTTGGAGTTCGTCCTTCCTGTGGATCAAGATCGGCGTGCAGGAGATCGGTCCCATGGCGCTGGTGGCTTTCCGCATGTTGTTCGGCGCATTGACAGCGGGCGTGATCGCCTTTTACCAACGCATCCCCTTCACCCGCGACCCAAAAGACTGGCTCATCTTTTCCATCCTCGGACCCGCCAGCCTCGCCATTCCCATCTTTTTGATCTCGTGGGGCGAGCAAACCATCGACTCGGCTGTCGCATCCATCCTCAATGCCACCGTTCCGCTCTTTACGCTCGTCATCGCGCACTTCTGGCTTCACGACGACAAGATCACCCCTCAAAAAACCATCGGGCTGCTGGTCGGTTTTTCAGGTGTACTAGTGTTGATGAGCGAAGACCTGCTCGCAAGTGAACACGGCTCGGTCATCGGTCAATTGGCTGTGATTCTCGCCTCCCTATTTTACGCGGGGAGCGCGGTGGGCATTCGTAAATATTCACAACACATGAACAACACGATGCGCGGCGTGGGCTTTCTGGTAACAGCCACCGTATTTATGTGGGTGATCGGTCCCATCGCCGAAAACCCGTTCGAATTCCCGAGCCTGCCCATCACCTGGGTCGCCGCGCTCTGGCTCGGGGTGCTCGGCTCGGGCTTCGCCATGATCATGTTGTATTATTTGATTCATGAGGTCGGTCCCACGCGCGCATCTCTGGTCACCTATCTCTTCCCGGTCGGCGGCGTCATCCTCGGCGTGATCTTCCTGAACGAACATCTCTCCTGGCAGTTGCTCGTCGGCACGATCTTGATCCTGGTCAGTCTGGTCGTCGTCAATTATAAAAAGAAAACTACATGA
- a CDS encoding tRNA uridine(34) 5-carboxymethylaminomethyl modification radical SAM/GNAT enzyme Elp3 encodes MEYTEKRQRWKKINALTPKKLELAHFLLEKIRAGEDVMTMLRRHPLEGGGYLNKAALVAAYKQMVESGAIEADTALLERIRMKPMRTLSGVTTVTVLTKPYPCPGKCIFCPTDVRMPKSYLPDEPGAMRALEHEFDPFTQVESRIRALKHLGHPTDKIELLILGGTWSSYKRDYQEWFVARCFDAMNEAIENPSADLADVTEEKNENPPDLCDLRMAHEINETAPHRNVGLVIETRPDEIDRDEVKWLRHLGVTKVQLGAQSFDDHILEINKRGHDVECTRKATTLLRAAGFKIVLHWMPNLLGATPESDREDFSRLWDDFCPDEIKIYPNQLLANAELYGYWQRGEFKPYSTEELIQLIADIKPSIPRYCRVNRVIRDIPGTNVVEGNRRTSLRQDVHNEMKRRGTKCQCIRCREVKGKSVEISSLTLNDLVYPAGKAEEHFISFNTSDDGLAGFIRLSLPSKGSPETGMPDLTDAALIREVHVYGQSLPVGAEKSGAAQHTGLGTRLLEEAEKTTRRNGFSRLAVISAVGTRQYYLDRGFERGEFYLVKNV; translated from the coding sequence ATGGAATACACCGAAAAACGACAACGCTGGAAGAAAATAAACGCGCTGACCCCGAAGAAATTGGAGTTGGCGCATTTTCTGCTCGAGAAAATCCGCGCGGGGGAAGATGTGATGACAATGCTCCGCCGCCATCCGCTCGAGGGCGGGGGATATTTGAACAAAGCCGCGCTGGTGGCTGCCTATAAACAAATGGTGGAATCGGGGGCGATCGAAGCGGATACGGCTTTACTGGAAAGAATCCGCATGAAGCCGATGCGGACTCTTTCCGGTGTGACAACTGTGACGGTTCTGACCAAGCCATATCCCTGCCCGGGGAAATGCATCTTCTGCCCCACCGATGTGCGCATGCCCAAAAGTTACCTGCCCGATGAACCCGGCGCGATGCGCGCACTCGAACACGAATTCGATCCGTTCACGCAGGTCGAATCGCGCATTCGGGCGTTGAAGCATCTCGGCCATCCTACCGACAAGATCGAATTGTTGATTCTGGGCGGGACCTGGTCGTCGTATAAACGCGATTATCAGGAATGGTTCGTGGCGCGTTGTTTCGATGCGATGAACGAGGCGATAGAAAACCCATCCGCAGATTTGGCGGATGTCACAGAAGAGAAAAACGAAAATCCGCCCGATCTGTGCGATCTGCGGATGGCGCATGAAATCAATGAGACCGCGCCGCACCGCAATGTGGGGTTGGTCATCGAAACACGACCGGATGAGATCGATCGGGATGAAGTCAAATGGCTGCGGCATCTCGGCGTGACCAAGGTGCAGCTTGGCGCGCAAAGTTTCGACGACCACATCCTTGAGATCAATAAACGCGGGCACGACGTGGAATGCACCAGAAAGGCGACGACCTTATTGAGAGCCGCGGGCTTCAAGATCGTCCTACATTGGATGCCGAATTTACTGGGCGCGACTCCCGAATCCGACCGCGAAGATTTTTCCCGCTTATGGGATGACTTCTGCCCGGATGAGATAAAAATCTATCCAAACCAATTGCTCGCCAATGCTGAATTGTACGGGTACTGGCAGCGGGGCGAATTCAAGCCCTACTCCACTGAAGAATTGATTCAACTCATCGCGGATATCAAACCGTCCATCCCCAGATATTGCCGCGTCAACCGCGTCATCCGGGATATTCCGGGCACTAACGTCGTCGAAGGCAATCGCCGAACGAGCCTGAGACAGGATGTCCACAACGAGATGAAGCGGCGCGGGACGAAGTGTCAATGCATTCGCTGCCGGGAGGTAAAAGGCAAGTCTGTCGAGATTTCGTCGTTGACGTTGAACGACCTTGTTTACCCGGCGGGAAAAGCGGAGGAGCATTTCATCTCGTTCAACACCTCTGATGATGGGCTGGCAGGCTTTATCCGCCTCTCACTTCCTTCAAAGGGATCGCCGGAAACAGGCATGCCAGACCTGACCGATGCAGCCTTGATCCGCGAAGTGCATGTGTATGGTCAGTCGCTTCCCGTCGGCGCGGAAAAATCCGGCGCGGCTCAACACACGGGACTGGGCACGCGCCTGCTTGAAGAAGCGGAAAAAACCACCCGCAGGAATGGTTTTTCCAGGCTGGCTGTAATATCGGCAGTGGGAACGCGTCAATACTACCTGGACCGCGGCTTCGAGCGCGGCGAGTTTTATCTGGTAAAGAACGTTTAG
- a CDS encoding phosphoadenylyl-sulfate reductase, giving the protein MLSDREITILSNEFETKTPQEIIRWAVDSFSPLVAMSSSFQTQSMPLLHMVSRIKSDLPIFFIDTGYHFWETLEFREQIAMQWNLNVIDLYRDTRWVAFARQHIRKLPLEDPTLCCYLHKVQPVQEALKSMKAWITGIRRDQTAVRAQAKILELQPDGLLKVNPLLNWTRTDVKRYAEEHHLPVHPLYEKGYRSIGCAPCTIAIGVDEDDRAGRWAGRGKVECGLHTDMFKKKDIGEVKQEFRIEVQEEKSAGV; this is encoded by the coding sequence ATGCTTTCGGATCGTGAAATCACAATTCTCTCCAACGAGTTCGAGACGAAGACGCCGCAGGAGATCATCCGCTGGGCGGTGGATTCGTTTTCGCCTTTGGTCGCGATGAGTTCGTCGTTCCAAACCCAGTCCATGCCGCTCCTGCACATGGTTTCGAGAATCAAAAGCGACCTGCCGATCTTCTTCATCGATACCGGTTATCACTTTTGGGAAACACTGGAGTTCCGCGAGCAGATCGCGATGCAATGGAACCTCAATGTGATCGATCTGTACCGCGACACGCGCTGGGTTGCGTTCGCGCGTCAGCACATTCGCAAGCTTCCGCTCGAAGATCCGACGCTGTGTTGTTATCTTCACAAGGTGCAGCCCGTGCAGGAAGCCTTGAAAAGCATGAAGGCATGGATCACAGGCATCCGCCGCGACCAGACCGCTGTGCGCGCGCAGGCAAAAATATTGGAACTTCAGCCGGACGGCTTGTTGAAGGTCAACCCGCTCTTGAACTGGACCAGGACGGATGTGAAACGATATGCGGAAGAACATCATCTGCCCGTCCACCCTTTATATGAAAAAGGCTACCGCAGCATCGGCTGCGCTCCCTGCACCATCGCCATCGGCGTAGACGAGGACGACCGCGCGGGCCGCTGGGCCGGGCGCGGCAAGGTGGAATGCGGCTTGCATACGGACATGTTCAAAAAGAAGGATATCGGGGAAGTGAAGCAGGAATTTCGGATCGAAGTGCAAGAGGAGAAATCGGCTGGCGTATAA
- a CDS encoding class I SAM-dependent methyltransferase codes for MDSRTTKRLIELNRDFYEQFAGSFSATRQRLQHGVRKILDSIGEDDSVLDLGCGNGLFLRELHKRGHRASLLGADFSLPLLREAESTPGVGFKAVDLAQLSLTTDQLSVDGGWDVITMFATLHHIPANEIRLDILRTVKTLLKPDGRFILSNWQFLNSEKLKSRIQPWSRVGLSDEDVDSGDYLLDWRGGGGGGLRYAHQFSAEELLGLANQVQMKVEAGFYSDGENGRLGLYQIWIHK; via the coding sequence ATGGATTCGCGCACAACAAAACGGTTGATCGAGTTGAACCGGGACTTCTACGAACAGTTTGCCGGATCCTTTTCCGCCACACGTCAGCGATTGCAGCATGGCGTAAGGAAGATCTTAGATTCGATTGGAGAGGATGACTCCGTTCTCGACCTGGGATGCGGCAACGGATTGTTCCTGCGCGAACTGCACAAACGTGGTCATCGAGCATCGCTTCTCGGCGCGGACTTCAGCCTGCCCCTGCTTCGAGAAGCCGAATCCACGCCGGGAGTTGGGTTCAAAGCCGTCGATCTTGCGCAGCTATCATTAACCACTGATCAGTTATCAGTAGATGGCGGTTGGGATGTGATCACGATGTTCGCAACCCTGCATCATATTCCGGCGAATGAAATCCGCCTGGATATTTTGCGCACGGTGAAAACGCTTTTGAAACCGGATGGTAGATTCATCCTCTCGAACTGGCAGTTCTTGAACAGCGAGAAGTTGAAGTCGAGAATCCAGCCGTGGAGCCGGGTGGGGTTATCCGATGAAGATGTGGATTCAGGCGATTATCTGCTTGATTGGCGCGGGGGCGGGGGAGGGGGCTTGCGGTATGCGCATCAATTTTCAGCGGAGGAACTGCTTGGGCTGGCGAATCAAGTTCAAATGAAGGTCGAGGCGGGGTTTTATTCCGATGGAGAAAACGGCCGGCTGGGGTTGTATCAAATCTGGATTCACAAATGA
- a CDS encoding diguanylate cyclase produces MFARPDIYIPLIYIVAAVPYALLGLYAWRRRPAVAVTPFAWAMVGMSIWAFAYGLEIIFPYVPIKLFFVQIEYIGIVMAPVYMLFFAFEYTGNNHLLTRRNRILFWTIPILTLILVWTSGNHSLMWKVRGLAENQGLLLLSLQYGPVFWVHTIYSYTLVVVTAVLLIVELIQRPGIYRAQLSFVILSIASPFIGSVIYVVGIGPVPNLDLATLFFLPTALGLFWAIRKYRLLEVLPPEHISVIKNMKDGVIVLNAQQRILYLNPTAEKLVNRNEHEVIGQPFAHVARKFHEGLLPHLGAGEHRAEIKVMDGDQLKVYEATVSPLQALQTSGSQNGTDQMVILHDVTRRKEVEFALSRRESIMSAISFAAERFLKASAWEQNIPEVLEKLGQAADASRVFVVVNYTDDDRVIHSSLCYEWTAPGTEPQIRNPALQHVPLRKAGFGRWEKSLSNGEVIHGLVRNFPVEERQFFKPLGSLSVVAIPIFAQTQWWGFLMFDESRAEREWTTTELEAFHAAAGIFGSAETRARAEQKVIRRQHTLSLLHNIVEVSLQAEAVKDLAQVVVDRLGKLIDADGCFMTLWDEENKVPVPIAAYGPPKDIYATYKPKTGEVTFTQSALELDRTLVVEDTANTSYADPEIIHQFPAKSVLVLPLKAAKKNLGAVILAFNKHHEFKKEEIGISEQAAALIALALEKFQAVEEAKRRAETSETLRKAGLAIVEKLELDQTVSHILEHLNRVITYDSASVQLLEEDGSQLKIIGGSGFQMLKEVLEMRFPIPGDNPNSIVIQTGRPHIIGDAPSKYPAFREKQNAHIRSWLGVPLIAQNKTIGLLAIDSKEPDRFTDKDADLAATYASQVAIVLENARIHQETQTQAITDPLTGLYNRRGLYQLGEFEFQRSRRIDRPFSAMMLDIDRFKNVNDRYGHATGDQVLHQLAQHCLKNSRTTDLVGRYGGEEFVILLTETNLEAARMIAERLCLGIAIKPFQTEIGDLSITSSIGVSEAKHSDTLNTLIERADAALYQAKSSGRNRVFVCE; encoded by the coding sequence ATGTTCGCACGTCCTGATATTTATATCCCTCTCATCTACATTGTAGCAGCCGTCCCATATGCCTTGTTGGGGTTGTATGCATGGCGCAGAAGACCCGCGGTGGCAGTCACGCCATTCGCCTGGGCCATGGTCGGCATGTCTATCTGGGCGTTCGCGTACGGCCTTGAGATTATCTTCCCCTACGTTCCCATAAAACTGTTCTTCGTACAGATCGAATACATCGGCATCGTCATGGCTCCCGTGTACATGCTGTTCTTCGCGTTCGAATATACGGGCAACAATCACCTGCTTACGCGGCGAAACCGGATTCTGTTCTGGACGATCCCCATCCTGACGCTCATCCTCGTTTGGACAAGCGGCAATCACAGCCTGATGTGGAAAGTAAGGGGATTGGCGGAAAATCAAGGCCTGCTGCTGCTCTCGCTTCAATACGGACCGGTTTTTTGGGTTCACACGATCTATTCTTATACACTGGTAGTTGTGACCGCCGTCCTGTTAATCGTCGAACTGATCCAGCGACCGGGAATCTACCGCGCGCAGCTCAGTTTCGTTATCTTGAGCATTGCCAGCCCATTCATCGGGAGCGTGATCTATGTCGTTGGCATCGGACCCGTCCCCAACCTTGATCTTGCAACCCTGTTCTTCCTGCCGACCGCGCTGGGACTGTTCTGGGCAATCCGCAAATACCGCCTGCTTGAAGTCCTGCCGCCCGAACACATCAGCGTCATCAAGAACATGAAGGACGGCGTGATCGTACTGAACGCCCAGCAGCGCATCCTCTATCTCAACCCGACGGCGGAGAAATTGGTCAATCGCAACGAACATGAAGTTATCGGCCAGCCGTTCGCGCATGTCGCAAGGAAATTCCACGAAGGCCTGCTTCCGCACCTGGGAGCGGGCGAGCACCGGGCTGAGATCAAGGTCATGGATGGCGATCAGCTCAAAGTCTACGAAGCGACCGTTTCCCCCCTCCAAGCCTTGCAGACTTCCGGATCACAAAACGGCACGGACCAGATGGTCATCCTGCATGACGTCACACGTCGCAAGGAGGTGGAATTTGCGCTTTCCCGCCGCGAGTCGATCATGTCTGCCATCAGTTTTGCGGCGGAACGGTTTTTGAAGGCTTCCGCCTGGGAGCAGAACATTCCGGAGGTGTTGGAGAAGCTCGGTCAGGCTGCCGATGCGAGCCGCGTTTTTGTGGTGGTGAATTACACGGATGATGACAGGGTGATTCATTCAAGCCTGTGTTATGAATGGACCGCGCCCGGGACCGAGCCGCAGATTCGGAATCCCGCTTTGCAGCATGTCCCATTGCGGAAAGCCGGCTTTGGCAGGTGGGAAAAGTCCCTTTCCAATGGAGAGGTGATCCACGGTTTGGTAAGAAATTTTCCGGTTGAAGAGCGGCAATTTTTCAAGCCGTTGGGCAGTCTTTCTGTCGTTGCCATCCCGATTTTCGCGCAAACCCAATGGTGGGGATTCCTGATGTTCGATGAGAGCCGCGCGGAACGCGAATGGACGACCACTGAGCTGGAAGCCTTCCATGCTGCGGCCGGCATCTTCGGGTCCGCCGAGACGCGCGCTCGTGCCGAGCAAAAGGTCATCCGCCGCCAGCATACGTTGAGCCTGCTGCACAATATCGTGGAAGTTTCGCTTCAAGCCGAAGCGGTCAAAGACCTCGCGCAGGTCGTCGTGGACCGTCTTGGTAAACTGATCGACGCGGACGGCTGTTTTATGACTTTATGGGACGAGGAGAATAAAGTTCCGGTCCCGATCGCCGCGTATGGCCCGCCAAAGGATATATACGCAACCTATAAACCAAAGACCGGCGAAGTTACTTTTACCCAATCGGCTCTGGAACTTGACCGAACGCTGGTCGTGGAGGATACAGCGAACACATCGTACGCCGACCCGGAGATCATCCACCAATTTCCAGCCAAGTCCGTCCTTGTGCTGCCCCTGAAAGCGGCTAAAAAGAACCTGGGGGCGGTCATCCTTGCCTTCAACAAGCATCACGAATTCAAAAAGGAAGAGATCGGCATCAGCGAACAGGCGGCGGCATTGATCGCCCTCGCGCTGGAAAAATTCCAGGCGGTGGAAGAGGCGAAGCGCCGCGCCGAAACATCCGAGACCTTGCGCAAAGCGGGCCTTGCCATCGTCGAAAAACTTGAACTGGACCAGACCGTCTCACACATCCTCGAACACCTGAACCGGGTCATCACCTACGATAGCGCCTCGGTCCAGCTGCTGGAAGAGGATGGAAGTCAATTGAAGATCATCGGAGGAAGCGGTTTCCAAATGCTCAAGGAAGTGCTCGAGATGCGTTTCCCCATACCGGGCGATAATCCCAATTCCATTGTCATCCAGACTGGGAGACCGCACATCATCGGAGACGCGCCGTCGAAGTATCCGGCGTTCCGCGAAAAACAAAACGCCCATATTCGTTCATGGCTGGGCGTTCCGCTCATTGCTCAAAATAAAACCATCGGTTTGCTTGCCATAGACAGCAAGGAACCGGACAGGTTTACAGACAAGGATGCCGACCTGGCTGCCACCTATGCAAGCCAGGTGGCGATTGTTCTCGAAAACGCGCGCATCCATCAAGAGACGCAAACCCAGGCGATCACCGATCCATTGACCGGGTTGTACAACCGGCGCGGCTTATACCAACTGGGGGAATTCGAATTCCAGCGTTCGCGCCGCATCGACCGCCCGTTCAGCGCCATGATGCTCGACATCGACCGCTTTAAGAATGTCAACGACCGGTATGGGCACGCCACAGGCGACCAGGTCCTTCATCAACTGGCTCAGCATTGTCTCAAAAATTCCCGCACGACGGACCTGGTCGGAAGGTATGGCGGCGAAGAATTTGTCATACTCCTGACCGAGACAAACCTCGAAGCCGCCCGCATGATCGCCGAACGCCTTTGTCTGGGGATCGCGATAAAACCCTTCCAAACAGAAATTGGCGACTTATCCATCACTTCCAGCATCGGCGTAAGCGAGGCAAAACATTCCGATACTCTGAATACCCTCATCGAACGGGCAGATGCCGCACTTTATCAGGCGAAAAGCTCCGGGCGCAACCGCGTCTTCGTTTGCGAATAA
- a CDS encoding GNAT family N-acetyltransferase, which produces MHYTLLEDFSQIQANEWNGLLKESISNTPFSRYEYQRLWWEHRGGGEWKDARLVLVTARENEKLIGIAPLFISEYENQPALLLNGSIEISDYLDLIVRPDDHTRFLSGLLDFLASNRIDPWSRLDWYNLPDDSPTLAALKTESTTRGWTNHEEIYRPTPRIALNGDFDEYLSRIEKKQRHEIRRKMRRAAESELNVRFILVDHSADIEPELNAFFDLMLHDPNKATFLHPAMREQMTAVLRAAHENGYLWLGFLEIGGVKTAASLNFDYNGKLWGYNSGVSRAHMELSPGWVLLAHTIQWCCENKRHEFDFMRGDEEYKYRFGGVNRFVMRAKVER; this is translated from the coding sequence ATGCACTATACCCTTCTAGAAGATTTCTCTCAAATACAGGCGAATGAATGGAACGGGCTTCTCAAAGAGTCCATCAGCAATACGCCTTTTTCCCGGTATGAATATCAACGTTTGTGGTGGGAACATCGCGGCGGCGGCGAATGGAAGGACGCGCGATTGGTTTTGGTCACTGCGCGCGAAAACGAAAAGCTTATCGGCATCGCCCCGCTCTTCATCTCGGAATACGAAAACCAGCCTGCATTGCTGCTCAATGGAAGCATCGAGATATCGGATTATCTGGATTTGATCGTTCGCCCGGATGACCACACGCGATTCCTCTCCGGGCTTTTGGATTTTCTCGCCTCAAACCGGATTGATCCCTGGTCCCGTCTCGATTGGTATAACCTCCCCGATGACTCTCCGACCCTCGCCGCCCTCAAAACGGAGTCAACCACGCGCGGCTGGACCAATCATGAGGAAATCTATCGTCCCACGCCGCGCATCGCCTTGAACGGCGATTTCGACGAATATCTCTCGCGGATCGAAAAGAAACAGCGACACGAGATCCGCCGCAAAATGCGGCGCGCCGCCGAGTCTGAGTTGAACGTGCGTTTTATCCTTGTGGATCATTCAGCCGACATCGAACCCGAACTCAACGCCTTCTTCGACTTGATGCTGCATGACCCCAACAAAGCAACCTTTTTGCATCCCGCCATGCGCGAACAGATGACGGCCGTCCTCCGCGCCGCGCATGAAAATGGCTATCTTTGGCTCGGTTTTCTGGAGATTGGCGGGGTAAAGACAGCCGCTTCTTTGAATTTCGATTACAACGGAAAATTATGGGGCTACAACTCCGGGGTCAGCCGCGCCCACATGGAACTTTCTCCCGGCTGGGTCTTGCTCGCCCACACGATTCAATGGTGCTGTGAAAACAAACGCCATGAATTCGATTTCATGCGCGGCGACGAGGAGTACAAATATCGCTTCGGGGGGGTGAACCGCTTCGTGATGCGGGCGAAGGTGGAGAGGTAG